Proteins co-encoded in one Ruegeria sp. HKCCD4315 genomic window:
- a CDS encoding MATE family efflux transporter, translating into MQDASAPITHRRVLKIAVPIVLSNATVPILGAVDTGVVGQMGQAAPIGAVGMGAVILASIYWIFGFLRMGTTGLAAQARGAGDVVETRALLIRGLMLGAAAGVFFVLAQAAVFAGAFALSPASPEVEALTRAYLEIRIWGAPATIALYAVTGWLIAVERTRGVFVLQIWMNGLNIVLDLWFVLGLGWGVEGVAVATLIAEWTGLALGLWLCRDGFEGKIWRDRARIFDAARLRRMMQVNGDIMIRSVLLTGSFTTFLFVGADLGDVNLAANQVLLQFLEITAFALDGFAFSAEALVGSAVGARDRYQLRRASIMASQWGLGGAILLGAVFFLAGPSLIDLMSTSPEVRLASRDYLFWAALAPVVGVASWMFDGIYIGATWTRAMRNAMIQSVAIYVVALFVLVPSFGNHGLWAALMVLNIARGATMGWRYPKLEAQVA; encoded by the coding sequence ATGCAGGACGCGTCGGCGCCCATCACGCACAGACGGGTGCTGAAGATCGCAGTCCCGATCGTGCTGTCGAACGCGACCGTGCCCATTCTTGGCGCGGTAGACACGGGCGTAGTCGGTCAAATGGGGCAGGCCGCACCTATCGGTGCCGTGGGTATGGGCGCGGTTATACTGGCTTCGATCTATTGGATATTCGGTTTTCTACGCATGGGCACGACCGGTTTGGCTGCCCAAGCGCGCGGGGCAGGTGACGTGGTGGAAACCCGTGCTTTGCTGATCCGGGGCTTGATGTTGGGTGCAGCGGCCGGTGTGTTCTTTGTTCTTGCGCAAGCAGCGGTCTTTGCCGGGGCATTTGCCCTGTCACCTGCCAGCCCCGAGGTTGAGGCATTGACGCGCGCCTATCTCGAGATTCGTATTTGGGGTGCTCCGGCCACCATTGCTTTGTATGCCGTGACCGGATGGCTGATCGCGGTTGAACGGACGCGTGGCGTTTTCGTTCTGCAAATTTGGATGAACGGGCTGAATATCGTTCTGGACCTGTGGTTTGTTCTGGGGCTGGGGTGGGGCGTGGAGGGCGTCGCTGTGGCCACCCTGATCGCCGAGTGGACCGGTTTGGCGCTGGGCCTTTGGCTGTGTCGGGATGGATTCGAAGGTAAAATCTGGCGCGACCGGGCCAGGATTTTCGATGCTGCGCGCCTACGCCGAATGATGCAGGTCAACGGTGACATCATGATCCGATCGGTCCTTTTGACGGGCTCGTTTACGACCTTCCTTTTCGTGGGCGCGGATCTGGGCGACGTGAACCTGGCCGCCAATCAGGTTCTGCTGCAATTCCTTGAGATCACAGCCTTTGCCCTGGACGGGTTCGCCTTTTCAGCCGAGGCGTTGGTCGGCAGTGCGGTTGGTGCGCGGGACCGATATCAACTGCGGCGCGCCAGTATCATGGCATCGCAATGGGGGCTTGGTGGAGCCATATTACTGGGGGCTGTGTTCTTCCTGGCTGGCCCGTCCCTGATTGATCTGATGTCAACCTCGCCCGAGGTGCGTTTGGCCAGCCGTGACTACTTGTTTTGGGCGGCGTTAGCGCCAGTTGTCGGTGTGGCCAGTTGGATGTTTGATGGCATCTACATTGGTGCCACTTGGACCCGCGCCATGCGCAACGCAATGATTCAATCCGTAGCGATCTATGTGGTCGCTCTGTTCGTTCTGGTACCGAGCTTTGGCAATCACGGCCTTTGGGCCGCACTGATGGTTCTGAACATCGCGCGGGGTGCGACGATGGGCTGGCGCTATCCCAAGCTTGAAGCGCAAGTGGCCTAA
- a CDS encoding bifunctional UDP-sugar hydrolase/5'-nucleotidase → MLTRFLASAAILGLTAGMAAAEYKLTILHTNDIHSRIESINKYDSTCDAEDEAEGKCFGGVARLKTIVDSRRDALADQNVLLLDAGDPFQGSLFYTTYKGAAEAEFMEAIGYDVMAVGNHEFDDGPEGLASFIETVSFPVISGNLDLSSSAELNGKVENHVVLDIGGQKVGIISALATDTVETSSPGKDVVFQDEIESLKADVAALQDEGVNIIIALNHVGLAKDLEIAAQVPGLDLVVGGHSHTLLSNTQEGAAGSYPMMVGDVPVVQAYAYSKYLGEITLTFDDDGNLIAAEGEPILLDASVTPDADIAARVAEMGAPIEEMKQRVVANSGAAIQGDRSICRVQECEMGNLVADAMLARVADQGAQIAIANSGGLRASIDEGDVTMGEVLTVLPFQNTLSTFEITGQTVIDALENGVSQVEEVKGRFPQVAGLSFTWDPSVAPNEGRISEVMVAEGDGFVPIDPNKTYLVVTNNYVRNGGDGYSMFEGDDKNAYDFGPDLADVTAEYLAENAPYQPYLDGRIKQK, encoded by the coding sequence ATGTTGACCCGATTCTTGGCGTCTGCTGCAATTCTTGGCCTAACTGCCGGTATGGCGGCGGCCGAATATAAGTTAACCATTCTGCACACCAACGACATTCACAGCCGCATCGAGTCGATCAATAAATACGACTCAACTTGCGACGCTGAGGATGAAGCGGAAGGCAAATGTTTTGGCGGGGTTGCGCGCCTCAAGACGATCGTTGATTCCCGTCGTGATGCGCTGGCGGATCAGAATGTTCTGCTGCTGGACGCAGGCGATCCTTTCCAAGGGTCGTTGTTCTACACCACTTACAAGGGCGCAGCAGAAGCCGAGTTTATGGAAGCGATCGGCTATGACGTCATGGCCGTGGGGAACCACGAATTCGACGACGGCCCTGAAGGTTTGGCATCGTTCATTGAAACGGTCAGCTTCCCGGTGATTTCAGGCAATCTGGACCTGTCATCGTCGGCCGAGCTGAACGGCAAGGTTGAAAACCATGTTGTGCTTGATATCGGCGGCCAGAAAGTCGGTATCATCTCGGCGCTCGCCACGGATACGGTTGAGACGTCCAGCCCCGGCAAGGACGTTGTGTTTCAGGACGAGATCGAAAGCCTGAAGGCGGATGTGGCGGCACTGCAGGATGAAGGCGTCAACATCATCATCGCCTTGAACCATGTGGGTCTGGCCAAGGATCTTGAGATCGCAGCGCAGGTTCCGGGCCTCGATCTGGTGGTCGGTGGTCATTCGCATACTCTGTTGTCGAACACGCAGGAGGGCGCGGCCGGGTCGTATCCGATGATGGTTGGTGACGTGCCGGTGGTTCAGGCTTACGCGTATTCAAAATACCTGGGCGAGATCACCCTGACCTTTGACGACGACGGCAATCTGATTGCAGCCGAGGGCGAACCCATTCTTCTGGACGCCTCGGTCACGCCTGACGCTGACATCGCTGCCCGCGTGGCCGAAATGGGTGCGCCGATTGAAGAGATGAAGCAACGCGTTGTTGCAAACTCAGGCGCAGCAATTCAGGGCGACAGGTCGATCTGCCGTGTGCAGGAATGTGAAATGGGTAACCTTGTGGCCGACGCGATGCTGGCCCGTGTCGCCGATCAGGGGGCGCAGATTGCAATTGCCAACTCAGGTGGCCTGCGTGCGTCTATCGACGAGGGTGATGTAACCATGGGCGAAGTGCTGACGGTTCTGCCGTTCCAGAACACGCTGTCCACTTTTGAGATCACCGGCCAGACCGTCATCGACGCGTTGGAAAATGGAGTCAGTCAGGTTGAAGAGGTAAAAGGCCGCTTTCCGCAAGTTGCGGGCCTGAGCTTTACCTGGGATCCTAGCGTGGCCCCGAACGAAGGCCGCATCAGCGAAGTCATGGTGGCCGAAGGTGACGGATTTGTTCCGATTGATCCGAACAAGACTTACCTTGTTGTGACCAACAACTATGTGCGCAACGGTGGCGATGGTTATTCGATGTTCGAAGGTGACGACAAGAATGCCTATGACTTCGGCCCCGATCTGGCCGATGTCACAGCCGAATATCTAGCGGAAAACGCGCCGTATCAGCCCTATCTGGACGGGCGTATCAAGCAGAAGTAA
- a CDS encoding DUF952 domain-containing protein, with protein sequence MLIYKIFRADEWAALQDKGATDGAPIDVTDGFVHFSTAEQAAETAAKHFAGVDDLTLLACNADAMGDDLKWEVSRDGALFPHLYRQIRLGDVVWSRPLPFDGAVHQFPEDME encoded by the coding sequence ATGCTGATTTACAAAATTTTCCGGGCCGATGAATGGGCCGCCCTGCAAGACAAGGGCGCAACAGATGGCGCCCCAATTGATGTCACCGATGGCTTTGTCCATTTTTCAACGGCTGAACAAGCTGCTGAGACGGCGGCGAAACACTTCGCAGGTGTGGATGATCTGACGTTACTGGCCTGTAATGCCGACGCCATGGGCGACGATCTGAAATGGGAAGTTTCTCGGGACGGTGCCCTGTTCCCGCATCTCTATCGCCAGATCCGGCTTGGCGACGTTGTCTGGTCGCGCCCTCTGCCATTTGACGGTGCTGTGCACCAGTTCCCCGAGGACATGGAATGA
- the mnmH gene encoding tRNA 2-selenouridine(34) synthase MnmH has product MALKFPDLTKLHAHNFDTVIDVRSPAEYAEDHLPGAINLPVLNNEERARVGTIYVQESPFLARKLGAALVFRNAANHIEQRLSHHAGSWRPLVYCWRGGQRSGSFTWMLQQIGWRADVVEGGYRTYRRLVNAYLYDDPLPHRLIALDGYTGTAKTDLLALLQRCGVQVLDLEALANHRGSLLGERPGGQPAQKAFESALSSALCAMDPARPVVVEAESSKIGSLILPPSLWTALCAAPRVQITAPIEARAAYLVRAYDDILSDSDRLRDRLSPLRFHRGHDVVDGWMHLIDADEKHALTQALMEQHYDPAYTKSRRSRSVQVLANINIATLDDDGLATAASQIESLLNQL; this is encoded by the coding sequence ATGGCTTTGAAATTCCCTGATCTGACCAAGCTTCACGCGCACAACTTTGATACGGTTATCGACGTGCGCAGCCCGGCCGAGTATGCCGAGGATCATTTGCCGGGTGCTATAAATCTACCGGTTCTGAACAACGAAGAGCGCGCTCGGGTTGGGACCATCTATGTTCAGGAAAGCCCGTTTTTGGCGCGCAAACTGGGGGCCGCGCTTGTGTTCCGCAATGCGGCCAATCACATCGAACAGCGCCTCAGCCATCACGCGGGTAGTTGGAGACCATTGGTCTATTGCTGGCGCGGTGGTCAACGTTCTGGTTCGTTCACCTGGATGTTGCAGCAAATCGGTTGGCGCGCTGACGTGGTCGAAGGCGGCTATCGCACGTACCGCCGGTTGGTGAATGCGTATTTGTACGACGATCCACTACCGCATCGATTGATCGCCCTGGATGGCTATACCGGAACGGCCAAGACGGATCTGTTGGCTCTGTTGCAAAGGTGTGGCGTTCAGGTTCTGGACCTTGAGGCATTGGCCAATCACCGGGGATCTTTGCTGGGGGAAAGGCCAGGCGGACAGCCCGCGCAAAAGGCGTTTGAATCGGCATTGTCCAGCGCGCTGTGCGCAATGGATCCAGCGCGCCCTGTTGTGGTCGAAGCGGAATCTTCGAAAATCGGCAGTCTGATCCTGCCGCCCAGCCTTTGGACCGCGCTATGCGCGGCCCCCAGGGTGCAAATCACAGCACCGATTGAAGCGCGCGCCGCCTATCTGGTGAGGGCCTATGACGACATCCTGTCTGACAGTGATCGTTTGCGGGATCGGCTTTCTCCGCTGCGTTTTCATCGCGGACATGACGTTGTCGATGGGTGGATGCACCTGATCGATGCGGATGAAAAACACGCGCTGACACAGGCGTTGATGGAACAGCACTATGATCCGGCCTACACCAAATCACGGCGGTCGCGGTCCGTACAGGTACTGGCCAACATCAACATTGCGACATTGGACGATGACGGCCTTGCAACGGCAGCGTCTCAAATCGAAAGCCTGTTGAATCAGCTTTGA
- a CDS encoding sulfotransferase — protein MKNQTTQSLKSKAISLLEAEKLPQALKKAQLGVKKFPKDSDFHAIAGFVLTEMKQYKKSIPHFVEASRMKPDDPQFVENLANALMQIGQFPKALEYTEQKLEQFPNNKELNRVLDEIHLKGTSWRSIIEHATNKLANDPDNADLLTKRARAYSKIGFVDENSRDIARAYELDPNNIKISFQKSVNLHQSGDKEASTEILHRILEENPEHAPTLLQLSTMVGKEDAVNLMDAVEIAIASNENVLVELEFAKAHLISQTDGLEAALSQFAYANAIQHDGNPYNFAAEEKKLRNITSLFPLGEDIQTSDNNDSPVPIFVLGQPRSGTTLMEMMLSSAPHIAGCGELMLGADLSQDFENGKNAFTAAKATEFAQEFRKLMPPIPADSVAFVDKMPHNFQRVGFLLAAFPNAKIINMLRDPRDVGLSKWIRRFPAGGMRYASNLRSIAHSANLYRQYMAHWQSVFGENILTIPYEKLVADPETYSKQVAAFCGIEWSEAMMRPEQNTKQVRTASIDQVRNKISTKSIGGWQSVSEHLRPMLDDLDPSLWPEYDFS, from the coding sequence ATGAAAAACCAAACGACTCAATCCCTCAAGAGCAAAGCGATTTCCCTTCTGGAAGCAGAAAAGTTGCCACAGGCTTTGAAAAAGGCGCAGCTAGGCGTCAAGAAATTCCCCAAGGACTCGGACTTTCACGCCATCGCCGGTTTTGTTCTGACCGAGATGAAACAATACAAGAAATCCATTCCGCATTTCGTCGAAGCCTCGCGGATGAAACCGGATGATCCGCAATTCGTGGAAAACCTCGCCAACGCTCTGATGCAGATCGGCCAGTTTCCCAAAGCGCTGGAATACACCGAACAAAAATTGGAACAGTTCCCCAACAACAAGGAACTGAACCGAGTTCTGGATGAGATACACCTCAAAGGTACATCGTGGCGTTCGATCATTGAACACGCAACCAACAAGCTGGCCAATGACCCCGACAATGCTGATTTGTTGACCAAGCGGGCCCGAGCCTATTCCAAGATTGGATTTGTCGATGAAAACTCCCGTGATATTGCGCGTGCCTATGAACTGGACCCGAACAATATTAAGATCTCCTTCCAGAAATCCGTAAATCTGCACCAAAGCGGCGATAAAGAAGCATCTACCGAGATTCTACACCGTATCCTTGAGGAAAATCCTGAGCACGCCCCGACATTGCTGCAATTGTCGACAATGGTCGGCAAGGAGGATGCGGTGAACCTGATGGACGCAGTTGAGATCGCTATCGCCAGTAACGAGAACGTGCTGGTGGAGCTTGAGTTCGCCAAAGCGCATCTGATTTCCCAAACCGATGGTCTGGAAGCGGCGCTGTCGCAATTTGCTTACGCCAATGCGATTCAGCACGACGGCAATCCATATAACTTTGCTGCAGAAGAGAAAAAACTTCGCAATATCACAAGCCTGTTCCCGCTCGGCGAAGACATTCAAACCTCTGACAACAACGATTCACCGGTACCGATCTTTGTACTTGGGCAGCCGCGGTCTGGTACCACACTGATGGAAATGATGCTTAGTTCTGCGCCACATATTGCTGGGTGTGGCGAGTTAATGCTGGGCGCGGACTTATCCCAAGACTTCGAGAACGGTAAAAACGCTTTCACCGCCGCGAAGGCAACCGAATTTGCGCAGGAATTCCGTAAGCTAATGCCGCCAATCCCCGCGGATTCGGTCGCCTTTGTCGACAAGATGCCCCACAATTTTCAGCGAGTGGGGTTCCTGCTGGCCGCGTTCCCAAATGCCAAGATAATCAACATGCTGCGAGATCCCCGCGATGTCGGCTTGTCCAAGTGGATTCGCCGCTTTCCTGCAGGCGGGATGCGCTATGCGTCAAATCTGCGGTCGATTGCTCATTCGGCGAACTTGTACCGCCAGTACATGGCGCATTGGCAGTCCGTGTTTGGCGAAAACATCCTGACCATTCCTTATGAGAAGCTGGTGGCCGACCCGGAGACCTACAGCAAACAGGTCGCCGCGTTTTGCGGCATTGAATGGAGCGAGGCCATGATGCGACCCGAGCAAAACACCAAACAGGTCAGAACAGCTAGCATCGATCAGGTTCGCAATAAAATCTCAACCAAATCCATTGGTGGATGGCAGAGCGTCTCCGAACATTTGCGCCCTATGCTGGACGACTTGGACCCATCGCTTTGGCCGGAATACGATTTCAGCTGA
- a CDS encoding quinone-dependent dihydroorotate dehydrogenase: MKLIEKLGLSALHRMDPEAAHGMSIMALKSGLTPAPGPVTTPRLKTKVAGLDLPNPVGLAAGFDKNGEVLAPLSRAGFGFIEVGAVTPLPQPGNPKPRLFRLTEDKAAINRFGFNNEGMEVMAKRLAERPKDAVIGLNLGANKDSEDRAGDFAKVLAHCAAHLDFATVNVSSPNTEKLRDLQGKAALTALLNGVIETRHALPRPLPIFLKIAPDLTEPELQDIAEVARETRVDAVIATNTTLSRDGLLSAHKGETGGLSGAPLFEKSTRVLAKLSQLTDGAIPLIGVGGISNAEQAYAKICAGASAVQFYTAMVYGGISLAADIAHGLDQLLARDGYDSVAEAVGSKREDWL; this comes from the coding sequence ATGAAGCTGATTGAAAAACTGGGGCTGAGCGCCCTGCACCGCATGGATCCCGAAGCTGCGCATGGCATGTCGATCATGGCGTTGAAGTCCGGGCTGACACCCGCGCCGGGACCGGTGACGACACCGCGCCTGAAAACCAAAGTGGCGGGGTTGGATCTGCCCAACCCAGTCGGTCTGGCCGCTGGTTTTGACAAAAATGGCGAGGTTCTCGCCCCCCTATCACGCGCCGGGTTTGGCTTTATCGAGGTGGGCGCCGTCACGCCCCTTCCGCAGCCGGGAAACCCCAAACCACGCCTGTTTCGTCTGACCGAGGACAAGGCAGCCATCAACCGCTTTGGTTTCAACAACGAAGGCATGGAGGTGATGGCCAAACGGCTGGCAGAGCGCCCCAAAGACGCAGTGATCGGCCTGAACCTTGGGGCCAATAAAGACAGCGAAGACCGCGCTGGTGATTTTGCGAAAGTTCTGGCCCATTGCGCGGCACATCTGGATTTTGCCACCGTAAACGTATCGTCACCGAACACGGAAAAACTGCGCGATTTGCAGGGCAAGGCCGCGCTGACCGCGCTGTTGAATGGTGTGATCGAAACACGCCATGCTCTGCCCCGCCCGCTTCCGATCTTTCTGAAAATTGCGCCTGATCTGACTGAACCGGAATTGCAGGACATTGCTGAGGTCGCTCGCGAAACCCGCGTGGATGCGGTGATTGCCACCAACACCACCCTGTCGCGCGACGGGTTGCTTAGCGCGCATAAAGGGGAAACCGGAGGATTGTCTGGCGCGCCTTTGTTCGAAAAATCCACCCGTGTGCTGGCGAAGCTGAGCCAGTTGACCGATGGAGCAATCCCGCTGATCGGCGTCGGCGGCATCAGCAATGCCGAGCAAGCTTACGCCAAGATCTGCGCCGGGGCGTCTGCTGTACAGTTCTATACCGCCATGGTTTACGGTGGGATCTCACTTGCTGCTGATATCGCGCATGGGCTAGATCAATTGCTGGCGCGTGATGGCTATGACAGCGTTGCCGAGGCCGTGGGCAGCAAACGAGAGGACTGGCTGTGA
- a CDS encoding DUF1330 domain-containing protein, with translation MTSFIDPDRDQFEAFKALDRNQPIEMLNLVKFRAVAQYPASHELAGAGLTGAEAYQKYGAETAPIIARIGASILWRGVFETTLIGPVDEVWDAVFIARYPTAHAFLEMVTDPVYRAAVIHRQAAVETSRLIRCGSGESGKAFG, from the coding sequence ATGACATCCTTTATCGACCCGGATCGGGATCAGTTCGAAGCATTCAAAGCGCTGGATCGCAATCAGCCGATCGAAATGCTCAATCTGGTTAAATTCCGGGCCGTAGCACAGTATCCCGCGTCGCATGAATTGGCAGGCGCGGGGCTGACAGGTGCAGAAGCCTATCAGAAATACGGTGCTGAAACCGCCCCGATTATTGCGCGTATCGGGGCAAGTATTTTGTGGCGTGGGGTGTTTGAAACAACTCTCATCGGACCGGTTGATGAGGTCTGGGATGCCGTCTTTATCGCCCGCTATCCGACCGCGCACGCGTTCCTTGAAATGGTGACAGACCCAGTGTACCGGGCCGCGGTCATCCACCGTCAGGCTGCAGTCGAAACCTCGCGCCTGATCCGGTGTGGATCCGGGGAAAGCGGAAAGGCCTTCGGATGA
- the arsC gene encoding arsenate reductase (glutaredoxin) (This arsenate reductase requires both glutathione and glutaredoxin to convert arsenate to arsenite, after which the efflux transporter formed by ArsA and ArsB can extrude the arsenite from the cell, providing resistance.): protein MIEYWHNPRCSKSRAGLALLEEKGAQITLRKYLEDVPSADALRAAQKALGLPVIDMVRTGEKRFKELGLAKTASDDELIRAMAENPILIERPLAIAADKAAIGRPPENLLALL from the coding sequence GTGATCGAATACTGGCATAACCCCCGCTGTTCCAAATCCCGCGCCGGACTGGCGCTTTTGGAAGAAAAGGGTGCGCAGATCACATTGCGAAAATACCTTGAAGATGTGCCCTCGGCCGATGCGTTGCGGGCCGCTCAGAAAGCACTGGGACTGCCTGTAATTGACATGGTGCGTACCGGCGAAAAGCGGTTCAAGGAATTGGGGCTGGCAAAAACCGCATCGGATGACGAGCTGATCCGCGCCATGGCCGAGAACCCCATTCTGATCGAACGGCCTCTGGCCATTGCCGCTGACAAAGCTGCCATCGGGCGTCCGCCGGAGAACCTGTTGGCTTTGCTTTAG
- a CDS encoding SOS response-associated peptidase, whose translation MCGRFAITLPNDAMAQLFSARPANTLPAVPNFNVCPTNQVHVVRSGETGRHLDGLRWGFLPHWYKSETAGPLLINARSETLAKKPAFREACRSRRCLIAATGFYEWTKTDQGTRLPWYIHRKDGAPIAFAGVWQDWGPQESRQGTCAIVTTGANENLKTIHHRMPLILEPEDWPLWLGESGKGAARLMQPGDEGVLAYHRVDPTVNSNRASGPELIEPFDG comes from the coding sequence ATGTGTGGACGGTTTGCAATAACTCTTCCCAATGACGCCATGGCGCAGCTGTTTTCTGCACGGCCGGCAAATACGCTGCCAGCAGTTCCAAACTTTAATGTTTGTCCGACAAATCAGGTACATGTGGTGCGCAGCGGTGAAACAGGCCGCCATCTGGACGGTTTGCGTTGGGGATTTCTGCCACACTGGTACAAATCTGAAACGGCTGGCCCGTTGTTGATCAATGCGCGGTCCGAGACTTTGGCGAAAAAACCAGCCTTTCGTGAAGCCTGCCGGTCGCGCCGCTGCCTGATCGCGGCCACCGGGTTCTACGAATGGACGAAAACCGATCAGGGCACCCGACTGCCGTGGTACATCCATCGCAAGGATGGAGCCCCGATTGCCTTCGCGGGCGTCTGGCAGGATTGGGGACCACAGGAAAGCCGACAAGGCACCTGCGCTATCGTGACCACAGGTGCAAATGAAAATCTCAAGACAATACACCACCGGATGCCCTTGATCCTTGAGCCTGAAGACTGGCCATTGTGGCTGGGCGAGTCGGGGAAAGGTGCCGCACGGTTGATGCAGCCGGGTGACGAGGGCGTGCTGGCCTACCACCGCGTCGACCCGACGGTGAATTCCAACCGGGCCAGCGGACCCGAACTGATTGAACCTTTCGACGGCTAA